Genomic window (Streptomyces sp. LX-29):
CGGGTACGGGCACGACGGCGGACGCGAGTTCGACGGTGGGCACGGGGGTCAGCGCGGGCGTCGGTTCGTGGGCCGGCGCGGGGGCGACGACGGGTACGGGCCCGACGACGGGTACCGGTTCGACGACGGGGTCCGGCGGCGCCGGCGGTCCCAGGTGGCGCTCGATCAGCCGGCGGAAGACGGGCTGGAAGGGGTACTGGGCGCGGAGGGCGCTCAGCATCCGGCGGTAGGGGTGCTCGACGACGCCGTTGTCGAGCCTCTCGAAGAGCAGGGTCCACGCCTCGTCCGAGCCGCCGTCGAACGACACGCGAGCGCTCCTGGGCACCTTCATGGCGGAGAGCAGAAGACGCGCCTCGCCCAGGGTGCTGTAGACCTCCGCCACCGCGCTGAGCAGTTCGTCCCGCTCGGCGTCGGTGATATCGACGTCCCCCGGCAGCCGCCGTTCGGAGTCGGACGCGGACAGGTCGTGTGTCGACATGTGCTCTCCCCCGAAGTCACGCCAGAACCATGGCAATTATGCGTGTTCTGACATCAAGAGGGCAGGAGAGCTGCCGATTTCTCCACGGTCGAGACCCAGCGGACCGCGGACCGCGCGGCCGACTGCTACGCGCGGCACGCGCGCCCCCGACCGCTACGCGCGGCCGGGGGCGCGCGTAGCGGTGTGCGCCGCCGTCCGGCGGCGGGTGGTCCGCGCGGTCAGCGGTTCTCCTCGCCGTCGTCGTCGGTCTCCGCCTGCTTGGCCTGGACCTCCGGGTCGAGGGTGGAGTTCGGGCCGCTGCCGTCGACGGAGGAGAACGAGGAGCGGTCGTCCAGCTCGGTGGCGGCGGACGGCTCGACCAGCCAGTCCGGGTTGGACTGCCGGTCCCACCACTTCCAGGCGCCGTAGGCGCAGCCCGCGACCAGCGCGACCAGCGCCATC
Coding sequences:
- a CDS encoding effector-associated domain EAD1-containing protein, whose product is MSTHDLSASDSERRLPGDVDITDAERDELLSAVAEVYSTLGEARLLLSAMKVPRSARVSFDGGSDEAWTLLFERLDNGVVEHPYRRMLSALRAQYPFQPVFRRLIERHLGPPAPPDPVVEPVPVVGPVPVVAPAPAHEPTPALTPVPTVELASAVVPVPAPAPAPVAPPEPVDVIPARATVALTVEDGSGQLHSDLEVARGSRIGDLAVWALSCWPIAPGEDRTGRRVERVLPDGRCEELDPSATVREAGLDDGDLVRVLGTWPALGAGG